From one Mytilus trossulus isolate FHL-02 chromosome 10, PNRI_Mtr1.1.1.hap1, whole genome shotgun sequence genomic stretch:
- the LOC134687082 gene encoding uncharacterized protein LOC134687082 — protein MVYVLSHDNLNNLTFAINHFEEGTPNRWRFISEYVSLKNKGEIERTVEVTICGKEKKVEKISTFDEKTCYKIFKIIQCDYLHLLKTSEEYEIFNGVHGNRKDGFKRLVLRAPITKCIFCQCKLSTIATPSFPYVFTENGTYVAANYTSECRNCINKPRYNVSFYTTTENERQTRSYYEDNFQPYYLSTSQSCFSVAYLNYCSKQIQVMGASFESLAEVYNSYNCASDNIRLHQLTSFPRVNLQKTNCILNPHRLEEAWFVYRISSVLRKEIPVCKMDSGLINVEKLCSHVMSSFEEMQQKWVDHACNVKGCKEGYCTIDGNEKLRRSICANGGDKVINDEGLTVQDCCPKDPEFGGKHCKPNKFCTSHKENSNVVLSDEDSEEQRKSERKRKCPLYLQDYITDYGDGNLQKMIKVDHEINSCKDKKKLNKFYSTSAGMFFAIRPCGIIVSCDEMYSHESLTQAFLFLRKVFFKNGVCSDRLKYIGYDRSCELKPFVRRLVQNEVPGAECMLKSVDFLVDIFHVMKHTKSCCMPLHNNPKCEFHPKLEKFVEIHGSNTESCEQAFKRLNRFKHSTRMMTRKKRKLFFIIINNDFNERTEEKSS, from the exons atggtatatgTATTATCACatgataatttaaataatttaacgTTTGCTATTAATCATTTTGAAGAAGGAACACCAAATCGTTGGAGATTTATTAGTGaatatgtttcattaaaaaacaaaGGAGAAATTGAACGCACGGTTGAAGTAACTATTtgtggaaaagaaaaaaaagtggaGAAAATATCAACATTTGATGAGAAaacttgttataaaattttcaaaattattcaatgtGATTATTTGCATTTATTAAAAACCAGTGAAGAATATGAAATATTCAATGGAGTGCATGGCAACAGAAAAGACGGATTTAAAAGGTTAGTTTTACGTGCACCTATAACTAAATGTATTTTCTGCCAATGTAAACTATCAACCATTGCCACACCAAGTTTTCCTTATGTTTTCACTGAAAATGGAACCTACGTCGCTGCCAATTACACATCTGAATGTAGAAATTGTATTAACAAACCGCGGTACAATGTGTCGTTTTATACCACAACAGAAAACGAAAGACAAACCCGATCTTATTATGAAGATAATTTTCAGCCTTATTACTTGTCTACTTCCCAATCATGTTTTTCGGTAGCATATTTAAACTATTGTTCAAAGCAGATCCAAGTTATGGGTGCATCATTTGAATCTTTGGCAGAAGTCTACAACTCATATAACTGTGCATCGGACAATATAAGATTGCATCAATTAACAAGTTTTCCACGAGTAAatctacaaaaaacaaattgtatattAAATCCACACCGTTTAGAAGAGGCATGGTTCGTATACAGAATTAGTAGTGTATTGCGCAAAGAAATACCTGTTTGCAAAATGGATTCTGGATTAATAAATGTTGAGAAGCTGTGTAGCCATGTTATGTCT AGTTTTGAAGAAATGCAACAGAAATGGGTGGATCATGCTTGCAATGTGAAAGGTTGTAAAGAGGGATATTGCACAATCGatggaaatgaaaaattaagaagaaGTATTTGTGCCAACGGTGGTGACAAAGTAATTAATGATGAGGGTTTGACTGTTCAAGATTGCTGTCCAAAGGATCCAGAATTTGGCGGGAAACACTGCAAACCAAAcaa ATTCTGTACAAGTCATAAAGAAAATTCCAATGTTGTGTTGTCGGATGAAGATTCGGAGGAACAGAGAAAatcagaaagaaaaagaaaatgtcctTTGTACTTACAAG ATTACATAACAGATTATGGAGATGGTAACCTTCAAAAAATGATCAAAGTAGACCATGAAATAAACAGTtgcaaagataagaaaaaactaaataaattctACAGTACAAGTGCTGGAATGTTCTTCGCCATAAGACCGTGTGGTATAATAGTTAGTTGTGATGAAATGTACAGTCATGAATCATTAACGCAGGCTTTTTTATTCCTTCGAaaggtatttttcaaaaatggtGTATGCTCTGATAGGTTGAAGTATATCGGTTATGACAGATCTTGTGAACTCAAACCATTTGTAAGAAGGCTAGTACAGAACGAGGTACCAGGTGCTGAATGCATGTTAAAATCAGTAGACTTTTTAGTagatatttttcatgttatgaAACATACTAAATCTTGTTGTATGCCTTTACACAACAATCCCAAATGTGAATTCCACCCCAAACTAGAAAAGTTTGTAGAAATACATGGTTCAAACACAGAAAGTTGTGAACAAGCATTTAAAAGACTAAACAGATTTAAGCATTCAACAAGGATGATGACacggaaaaaaagaaaactatttttCATTATCATAAACAATGACTTTAATGAAAGAACAGAAGAAAAGAGTAGTTAA